In Beutenbergia cavernae DSM 12333, the DNA window CGCTCAAGGCGCTGCGCCCGGGCGGGGTGATCGCCGTCGCCGGCGCGACCAGCGGCGCGATGCCCCCGGCCGACCTCAACCGGGTGTTCTTCCGGAGCCTGCGGGTCGTGGGCTCCACGATGGGCACGCGGGCCCAGCTCGTCGCGCTGCAGGACCTGCTCGTCGCCACCGGTGTGCGGCCGGTGCTCGACGGCGTCCGGCCGTTCGACGAGACCCGCGCCGCGTTCGAGCGGCTCGCCTCCGGCGAGGCGTTCGGCAAGATCGTCCTCACGCTCACCTGACGAAGGGATGCCCGAGATGGCCACCAGCACCTGGATCCTGCCCGGCCCGATGACGCTCGACGTCGCAGACGCCCGGACCCTGCGGGTGCAGCTGATCGGCGGCGACGTCGAGATCGTCGGCCGTGACGAGCCCGGCGTGAGCATCGAGGCGCTCGAGGTGACCGGCAGTCCGCTCGACGCGACCCTCGAGGGCGACCGGCTGACGGTCGGATACGCCAGCCTCGGCTGGGAGGGCTGGCTGAAGCGGCTCACGAGCTACCGCGGCAAGGACGTGGCGCGCCTGCGGATCGCCGTCGGCCGGGGGACGGGTGTCAAGGTCGGGACGGTGTCCGCGGCAGCGCGGGTCGAGGACGTCCACGAGGACGTGTCGCTGGCGACGGCGAGCGGCGCGCTGACGGCGGAGGGGCTGCACGGCGCGCTCGACGGCAAGAGCGTCTCGGGCGCGTTCACCGTGCGGGCCCACGACGGGACCGTCCGCGTGAGCTCCGTGTCCGGCGCGAGCGAGGTGGCGGGCCGGCTGCCGCGCTTCGATGCCTCGACGGTGTCCGGTGCGGTGACGGTGACCACCGAGCTCCCGACGTGCGTGGTGCGCGCGACGACCGTCTCCGCGCCCGTGCGGATCCACCTGCCGCTCGGGGCGGGGATCGTGCTCACGGCGCGGACCGTCACGGCGAAGGTGCTCGTCGACGGCGTCGACCGCCGCACCTCCTCGACCCCGTCGGTCACCTCGGTCACGGACCGCACCGGGACCGATGCGTGCTTCGTGGAGCTGACGACCGTCAACGGCGACCTCGACGTCCGCCGCGGCGTGCCGGAGCTCGAGGCAGCCGCCGACGAGTGAGCGGCGCGACCTACTCGGCGTCGACGCCGAGCCAGTCGTGCCAGCCGTTGTGCAGCACGAGCCAGGCGAGCAGCCCGTAACCTGCCTGCGCCGGGCGCACGCCGTCGCCGCTCGCGACGTCGGAGAGCCACTGGTCGTGCGTCCGCAGCGGTGCGTACGTCTCGACGTACGGCACGCGGCGGCGTAGGCACACGTCCGCGAACGCGTTCGACAGCTCGGCGATCCGGGCGCCGTCGATGTCCGGCCGCGGCGGCGGCCCGACGACGAACGTGCCGACGCGCTTGACGGCGGCGGCGTCGAGCATGTTCGCGAGGTTGAGGCGACTCCGGGCGAGCGAGACGTCGCGCGTCAGGTCGGAGCTCCCGAGGCCGATGACGAGCCGGTTGTCCGCGGGAGGCGGGGCGAACCGGCGATCGGCCTCGGTCTCCCACCGGGCGCTGAGCGCCGTCGTCGTCTCGTGCGGCACGGCGAGCGGGACGACGAGCGCCGGCGGCTCCGCCGGGGTGCGGGCCATGACGCGACCGACCCAGCCGAGCGCACGCGGGTCGCCCATGCCGGCGACGAGCTCGTCGCCGACGACGCAGATGCGCAGGTTGTCCGGCGTGGTCGCCGGGGAGGGCTCGCTCACACTCTGCCTTTCGGGGGCGCTCGTCGAGGGGTCTTTCCTCGGATGGCGCCCATCGTGCCACCACGTCGGCCCTCGGCGGCACTTCCCACCCCGGCGCCCGAGCGCTCAGGCGCGACCCGGGGGTGTGCTCCGGTAGCGGCCCGCTGTCCACGCCTCGTGCGACGCGGGCGGGGGACGGTGGCCGAGCCCGTCCCGCCGGATCCCCCGGGCGAGCGCGACAGCGCTGACGAGCACCAGGGCCGCGACGATCACGAGAAACGAGGTCATGGCAGAAAGTCTCCGCGCATCGAAGTCCTGCCACGAGTGGCAGAAGAGACAACATCCGTCAACTTCCTGCCAAATCAGCTCGAGCGGTGGCAGACTGACGGGATGCTGACCAGGGTCCGGGCGATCGCCCTGCCGAACGTCGCGCCGTTCGAGCTCGGTGTCGTGTGCGAGGTGTTCGGCATCGACCGGACCGACACCGGCGGCCCGGTGTTCGACTTCGCCGTGTGCACCCCGACGCCCGGCACGGTCTCCACGAAGCTCGGCTTCGGCGTCGACGTCCCTCTCGGCCTCGACGCCGCCGAGGGCGCCGACCTCATCGCCGTCCCGGCGTACGGCGACGCCCGCGGCGTGGACGACGCCGTCCTCGAGATCCTGCGCCAGGCGCACGCCCGCGGCGCCTGGGTGCTCAGCGTGTGCAGCGGAGCGTTCGCCCTCGGCCAGGCGGGACTGCTCGACGGGCGCGGCTGCACGACGCACTGGATGTACACGGCCGAGCTGCAGCGCGCGTTCCCGCTGGCACGGGTCGACCCCGACGTGCTCTACGTCGAGGACGACAGGATCGTCACGAGCGCGGGGACCGCCGCGGGCATCGACGCGTGCTTGCACATCGTGCGCCGCGAGCTGGGTGCCGGGGCCGTCGCCGCCATCGCTCGCCGGATGATCGTCCCGCCCCATCGCGACGGCGGCCAGGCCCAGTACATCGAGCGGACGGCACCGCAGGACCCGCAGGCGCTCGCCGGCGTCCTCGCCTGGGCGTCCGAGCACCTCGACGCCGACCTCTCCGTGCCGTCCCTCGCCGCACGTGCCGTGATGTCCGAGCGGTCGTTCGCCCGGCGGTTCCGGGCCGAGACGGGGACGACGCCGGCCGCCTGGGTCGCGCGGGCGCGTCTCGCCCGGGCGCAGGAGCTCCTGGAGACGACGACGGCGAGCGTCGAGGAGATCGCCCGAGCCTGCGGGTTCGGCGGGGCCGCGGCGCTCCGACACCACTTCGCCCGCGCGTTCTCGACGACGCCGCTCGCGTACCGGCGCCGGTTCGCGCAGGCGCTCGCCGGCTGAGACCCCGGGCGTCGAGCTATCGCGCGCCCTCCAGCAGCCCACGCCGGTGCGCGACGTCGACGGCCTCTGCGCGCCGGGCGACGCCGAGCTTCGCGAGCAGGTTCGAGATGTGCACGCTGACGGTCTTGGGGCTGATGTACAGCCGCTCGCCGATCTGCCGGTTCGAGAGCCCGTCGGCGACGAGGCGCAGGACGTCCCGTTCGCGGTCGGTGAGCACACCGGACGTCTCGAGACGCACGCCCGGCACGGCCAGCCGGGCGCGCCGGCCGAAGTCGCGGATCGCCCGCTCCAGCGGGCGCGCGCCCATCTCGGTGGCCGCCCGGAGCGCCTCGGTGACGACGGCGCCCGCCTCCTCGCGCTCGCCAGCGCCCACGAGGGCCTCCGCCAGGCGCCACCTGCTACGCGCTAGCTCCGGGACGTGGCCGTAGGAGAACTCCGTGACGCAGACCCGCCAGACCTCCGGGTTGTGCTCGCCGTGAAGCCGGGAGTGCTCCGCGCGGGTGCGGGCGAGCCAGGAGCGACCCTCCGGGCCGAGCACGCCGCCCCGGGGCCGGCCGCGCTCGGCAGCCGTCTCGGCCCGGCGCAGCAGCTCGTCACCGCGCTGGAGGAGCTCGGCTGCGTCGTCGCCTCGCGACCGCGCCCGGACCGCGAGGTCCGCGAGTGCGGCGAGCCCGAGGGCGGCGAGGAAGATGCTGCCGAGGAAGAACTCCGACCACGTCGCGGCGAGCGCCTCGATCGTGGCCGCCGCGACGTCGGCCGCCTCCTCCGGGCGGCCGGCCCACGTCAGGGCGTCGATGAGGTTGCCGCCGGCGAACAGCAGGAGCTGGCCGTCGAGGTCCTCCTCGTCCAGGAGCCGCCGGCACCGTTCGATGGCGTCCGCGTCGCCGCGCGCGACGGCCGCGTAGAGGCCGGCGGCGCGGTAGCCCAGCAGCATGGACTCCGGCTCGTCCGCCTCGTCCGCCTGCGGCGTGAGGTCGCCGGTGGTGAACCGGATGATCTCCTCGAGGACGAGGAGCTGCACGGCGTACAGGCTCCAGCCGAAGCCGCTCTCCCGCGCCGCGCTCAGCGCCGTCGTCGCGAGCTCGTCGGCGTCGGCGAGCTCGCCGGCGTAGAAGCGGTTCGTCGCGAGGTTGTAGCGCGCCCGCAGCGCGGTGAACAGGTCGCCGGACGCGCGAGCGCGCTCGTGAGCCTTCGCGAGCAGGCGCGCCGAACGGTCGGCGTCGTCGACCTCCAGCACGGCGAGCGTCGTCAGCGCGTCGGCCTCGGCGTCCGGCACGTCCAGCGCCTGCGCCTCGTCCACCGCCCGGAGCGCGGCCTCGTGCGCGATGTCGTCCTCGTCGATGTTCACGGCTGCCCGCGCCCGCGCCGCCCAGGTCCACGCCCGCGCGGGCGAGGGACCGTCGCCCTCGAGGACGGCGAGGGCCTTCCCCGTTTCCTCCAGCGCCTCGCGCGTGTCGTACGCGACGAGGAGGTGGTGTGCGAGGAGGTAGCCGAGCCGGGCCTGGCGCAGGTCGTCGGGGGCCGCCGCCGCGATCGCCGTGCGGGCCAGCCCCAGTGCGCGGTCGCTCAGACCGGCGCGCCCGGCCGCCGCGGCGGCGGCGAGCGTCACGTCCGTGAGGTCCTCGCCGAGGAGCTCCGCGGCGTCCGGGACGGACTCCCAGGTGCCGAGCACCGCCTCGAGGTGGCGCAGCTCCTCCTGGATGGCGAACACGGCGGCGGCGTCGGCCGCTGCTCGCCGCGACGCCGTGAGCGCCGTCGCGGCGTCGTGGCCGAGCATCGCGTGGTGGGCCACCTGCGCCGACGAGCCGAGCGAGTCCTCCTCGAGCATCACGGCGGCGTACGCCGCGTGCAGCGCGACGAGCTCGCCCGGCAGCAGGTCGGCGTACACGGCCTCCGCCAGCAGGGCGTGCCGGAACGCGAGGAGGTCGCCGTCGCGCTCGAGCACCTGGTGTGCGAGGCACTCGCGGAGCGCCTCGTCGAACGCCGCCGGGCTCTCGAACGCGCCGCGCCGCCGGGTC includes these proteins:
- a CDS encoding ATP-binding protein — protein: MSAVPLLGGAASAADVVVEGRRPPGAEGSSDVGATWEDQWVPTETASFTAREAELERLSAALETARQGVANAVVLGGDAGVGKSRLVERAGEAASEAGALVVVGHCLDLGDVGLPYLPIVEALGRLRSCSDAIDEVIERRPALARLLDGGGDAVTGNDELGRMQLFDAIAAALAAVGTAEAPLMLVIEDLHWADASTRDVLRYLLARMRNEHLLVLATYRADDLHRRHPWRAALAELHRHPRVDHVVLEPFSPEELREFAVAVTGAPLDEVTQRRVLKRSEGNAYFAEELLAAGPDAGTLPWSLADVLHVRLERLSPAALQLARIAAVAGRRCSEPLLWAVTRRRGAFESPAAFDEALRECLAHQVLERDGDLLAFRHALLAEAVYADLLPGELVALHAAYAAVMLEEDSLGSSAQVAHHAMLGHDAATALTASRRAAADAAAVFAIQEELRHLEAVLGTWESVPDAAELLGEDLTDVTLAAAAAAGRAGLSDRALGLARTAIAAAAPDDLRQARLGYLLAHHLLVAYDTREALEETGKALAVLEGDGPSPARAWTWAARARAAVNIDEDDIAHEAALRAVDEAQALDVPDAEADALTTLAVLEVDDADRSARLLAKAHERARASGDLFTALRARYNLATNRFYAGELADADELATTALSAARESGFGWSLYAVQLLVLEEIIRFTTGDLTPQADEADEPESMLLGYRAAGLYAAVARGDADAIERCRRLLDEEDLDGQLLLFAGGNLIDALTWAGRPEEAADVAAATIEALAATWSEFFLGSIFLAALGLAALADLAVRARSRGDDAAELLQRGDELLRRAETAAERGRPRGGVLGPEGRSWLARTRAEHSRLHGEHNPEVWRVCVTEFSYGHVPELARSRWRLAEALVGAGEREEAGAVVTEALRAATEMGARPLERAIRDFGRRARLAVPGVRLETSGVLTDRERDVLRLVADGLSNRQIGERLYISPKTVSVHISNLLAKLGVARRAEAVDVAHRRGLLEGAR
- a CDS encoding GlxA family transcriptional regulator, translated to MLTRVRAIALPNVAPFELGVVCEVFGIDRTDTGGPVFDFAVCTPTPGTVSTKLGFGVDVPLGLDAAEGADLIAVPAYGDARGVDDAVLEILRQAHARGAWVLSVCSGAFALGQAGLLDGRGCTTHWMYTAELQRAFPLARVDPDVLYVEDDRIVTSAGTAAGIDACLHIVRRELGAGAVAAIARRMIVPPHRDGGQAQYIERTAPQDPQALAGVLAWASEHLDADLSVPSLAARAVMSERSFARRFRAETGTTPAAWVARARLARAQELLETTTASVEEIARACGFGGAAALRHHFARAFSTTPLAYRRRFAQALAG
- a CDS encoding GDSL-type esterase/lipase family protein, producing MSEPSPATTPDNLRICVVGDELVAGMGDPRALGWVGRVMARTPAEPPALVVPLAVPHETTTALSARWETEADRRFAPPPADNRLVIGLGSSDLTRDVSLARSRLNLANMLDAAAVKRVGTFVVGPPPRPDIDGARIAELSNAFADVCLRRRVPYVETYAPLRTHDQWLSDVASGDGVRPAQAGYGLLAWLVLHNGWHDWLGVDAE